In Leptolyngbya sp. 'hensonii', the following are encoded in one genomic region:
- a CDS encoding UDP-glucose/GDP-mannose dehydrogenase family protein encodes MRVCVIGTGYVGLVTGACLAHIGHQVICVDNNEEKVKLMQAGQSPIFEPGLSEIMQAAIQAGKIEFTTDLGAGVAHGEILFIAVGTPPLPTGESDTRYVEAVAKGIGAHLTGGYKVIVNKSTVPIGSGDWVRRIVLDGIRERQQSLIQAGDTAGSDAIDEIKDDFDVVSNPEFLREGSAVYDTFNPDRIVLGGNSPRALEMMQELYLPIVERKHAENHALPPVPVVLTDLSSAEMIKYAANAFLATKISFINEVANICDRVGADVTQVAKGIGLDSRIGNKFLQAGIGWGGSCFPKDVSALIHTADDYGYEAQLLKAAVSVNQRQRLLAVEKLQQTLKILKGKTIGLLGLTFKPDTDDMRDAPALDLIEQLSRLGAKVKAYDPIVSQTGLRHGLSNVLVETDPERLADGCDALVLVTDWQQFRNLDYGKMAQFMSHAVIIDGRNFLSQEVLEQAGFRYVGIGR; translated from the coding sequence ATGCGTGTTTGTGTCATCGGTACAGGATATGTCGGCCTTGTTACAGGAGCCTGTCTGGCTCACATTGGGCACCAGGTTATCTGTGTGGATAACAATGAAGAAAAAGTGAAATTAATGCAGGCCGGTCAATCTCCTATTTTCGAGCCGGGACTATCCGAGATCATGCAGGCGGCGATCCAGGCCGGTAAAATCGAGTTTACGACGGACCTGGGAGCCGGGGTAGCCCATGGAGAAATTCTCTTCATTGCAGTGGGCACACCTCCTTTGCCCACGGGTGAGAGCGATACCCGCTATGTGGAAGCCGTAGCCAAAGGGATTGGCGCTCATTTGACCGGTGGGTATAAGGTAATTGTGAACAAATCAACGGTGCCGATCGGCTCGGGAGACTGGGTCCGGCGGATTGTTCTGGATGGGATTCGGGAGCGCCAGCAATCCCTGATTCAGGCGGGCGATACCGCCGGGAGTGATGCGATCGACGAAATCAAAGATGACTTTGACGTGGTCAGCAACCCGGAATTTCTGCGGGAGGGTTCCGCCGTTTACGATACCTTCAATCCCGATCGCATCGTTCTGGGTGGCAACAGCCCCCGAGCCCTAGAGATGATGCAGGAACTCTATCTCCCAATTGTGGAGCGCAAGCATGCCGAAAATCATGCCCTGCCACCAGTGCCAGTGGTGCTAACGGACCTGAGCTCGGCAGAAATGATTAAATATGCTGCCAATGCCTTCCTGGCAACCAAGATTAGCTTTATCAATGAAGTGGCCAATATTTGCGATCGGGTGGGTGCCGATGTGACCCAGGTGGCTAAGGGGATCGGTCTGGATTCTCGAATTGGCAACAAGTTTCTGCAAGCCGGAATTGGCTGGGGGGGCTCCTGCTTCCCGAAGGATGTCTCCGCTCTGATCCATACCGCTGATGATTATGGGTATGAAGCCCAGTTGCTGAAAGCAGCCGTGAGCGTGAACCAGCGGCAACGGCTCCTGGCAGTTGAGAAGTTACAGCAGACCCTGAAGATTTTGAAAGGAAAAACGATCGGTCTGCTTGGCCTCACCTTTAAGCCCGATACCGATGACATGCGGGATGCCCCCGCCCTGGACCTGATCGAGCAACTCAGCCGTCTGGGAGCGAAAGTTAAAGCCTATGACCCGATCGTGTCTCAAACCGGGCTTCGCCATGGCTTATCGAATGTGCTGGTGGAAACGGATCCAGAACGGCTGGCAGATGGGTGTGATGCCCTGGTACTGGTGACCGATTGGCAACAGTTCCGCAATCTGGACTACGGCAAAATGGCCCAGTTCATGAGCCATGCCGTCATCATTGATGGGCGTAATTTCCTGAGCCAAGAAGTGCTGGAGCAGGCGGGTTTCCGTTATGTGGGCATTGGCCGCTGA
- a CDS encoding carbohydrate ABC transporter permease produces the protein MKSQNSLTLVWRYGWTYALLGAIALLMLFPLLWLISTSLKSPWENLFQYPPQFLPAAPTLQNYLEVWQTTPFGRYLFNSVLVSGLTVVLNLICCALAAYPLARLTFRGRDLIFTTIVTTILIPFQIVMIPLYILTVQLGLRNTYLGMIFPAIASAFGIFLLRQAFQGVPKELEEAARIDGCSELGLWWHVMLPSVRPALVTLAIFVFIGSWSDFLWPLIVVDQPEFYTLPVGVAKLEGIFSGNWRLIAAGSVISIAPILLFFLIMQRYIVPTEAGSGLKG, from the coding sequence ATGAAATCCCAGAACTCTCTAACCCTGGTCTGGCGGTATGGGTGGACCTATGCCCTACTGGGAGCGATCGCCCTCCTGATGCTGTTCCCCCTCCTCTGGCTGATCAGCACCTCCCTCAAATCCCCCTGGGAAAACCTGTTCCAGTATCCGCCCCAGTTCTTGCCCGCTGCCCCCACCCTACAGAATTATCTGGAAGTATGGCAGACCACCCCCTTTGGCCGCTATCTATTCAACAGTGTGCTGGTCTCCGGACTAACAGTGGTTCTGAATCTCATTTGCTGCGCCCTGGCCGCTTATCCCCTGGCCCGTCTCACCTTTCGGGGTCGAGATCTGATCTTCACCACGATCGTCACCACCATTCTGATTCCCTTCCAGATCGTCATGATTCCCCTTTACATCCTGACGGTGCAGTTGGGCCTCCGCAACACCTATCTGGGGATGATTTTTCCCGCGATCGCCTCTGCCTTTGGCATCTTTCTGCTGCGACAGGCGTTCCAGGGAGTGCCCAAGGAACTGGAGGAAGCCGCCCGCATCGATGGATGCTCAGAGTTAGGACTGTGGTGGCACGTCATGCTGCCCTCCGTACGTCCAGCTTTGGTGACGCTGGCTATTTTCGTGTTCATTGGCTCCTGGAGTGATTTCCTCTGGCCCCTGATTGTGGTGGATCAGCCAGAATTCTACACCCTGCCCGTGGGTGTCGCTAAGCTGGAAGGGATCTTTTCCGGCAACTGGCGACTGATTGCAGCAGGTTCCGTCATTTCGATCGCCCCCATCCTTCTGTTTTTCCTGATTATGCAGCGATATATCGTTCCAACCGAAGCAGGGAGCGGCTTAAAGGGTTAA
- a CDS encoding class I SAM-dependent methyltransferase — protein MTEDVLERERQFHDLWAAAIEVDGINVKDYFEACTAPENRFILQKIGDLRGKSLLDLGCGAGESSVYFSQRGACCVASDYSPGMVDVTLKLAAANGVQLEGKTINAMEIDFPNNTFDLVYAANLLHHLPDADRALQEMHRVVKPGGKVCFWDPLRHNPIINIYRQMATAVRTEDESPLDIRIVDRIQSLFSQTEYDTFWLASLLIFCQFYLIERVDPNQERYWKKIISEQARLEPTYLRLEKLDQLLKKIPLLRRFAWNLAVVATK, from the coding sequence ATGACAGAAGACGTACTGGAGCGAGAGCGGCAATTTCATGACCTCTGGGCCGCTGCGATCGAGGTGGATGGTATCAATGTCAAAGACTACTTTGAAGCCTGCACAGCCCCAGAGAACCGCTTCATTCTGCAAAAAATCGGAGACTTGCGGGGGAAGTCCCTGCTAGATCTGGGCTGTGGGGCCGGGGAAAGCAGCGTTTACTTCAGTCAGCGGGGAGCCTGCTGTGTGGCCTCTGATTATTCTCCCGGCATGGTAGACGTTACCCTCAAGCTGGCTGCTGCTAACGGGGTACAACTGGAGGGGAAAACCATCAACGCGATGGAAATTGACTTCCCAAACAACACGTTCGATCTGGTCTATGCCGCCAATCTGCTCCATCACCTGCCTGATGCAGACAGAGCCCTGCAGGAAATGCATCGGGTGGTGAAGCCAGGGGGCAAAGTTTGCTTCTGGGACCCCCTGCGGCATAATCCCATCATCAATATCTACCGGCAAATGGCAACGGCAGTCAGAACCGAAGATGAATCACCCCTCGATATCCGTATTGTCGATCGTATCCAGTCCCTGTTCAGCCAGACCGAATACGACACCTTCTGGCTAGCCAGTCTGCTGATTTTCTGCCAGTTCTATCTGATCGAGCGGGTCGATCCGAATCAGGAACGCTACTGGAAAAAGATTATTTCTGAGCAAGCCCGATTAGAACCCACCTATCTGCGGCTGGAAAAATTAGATCAACTGCTGAAGAAAATCCCCCTGTTGCGCCGATTTGCCTGGAATCTGGCGGTGGTGGCCACGAAATGA
- a CDS encoding glycoside hydrolase family 76 protein: protein MPNAAAGMAALQLFYNLTTGLWDTTGWWNAANALETTIDYSRVTNTLTYRGNIFNTFEKNKHTGFLNPWFYDDQGWWALAWIKAYDLTHNPRYLEMAKSIFEDMKQGWDSVCQGGLWWKKNRTYKNAITNELFLAVAVRLHLRTPDDREYLDWALKTWAWFQHSGMINGNSLVNDGLTDDCRNNGQTTWTYNQGVILGALVDLYRATKDPTLLAQAEAIADAAIQALAPNGILQEPCEPDCGNDGPQFKGIFIRNLAYLYEASPKPAYRNFVIQNAEAIWQNRNEADQFGLSWAKAVDKADASRQSAAMDALNAAIAVDLNAPPTPPIGELPSNYQNR, encoded by the coding sequence ATGCCCAATGCTGCTGCCGGGATGGCTGCTCTGCAACTTTTCTACAATCTAACCACAGGTCTCTGGGATACCACAGGCTGGTGGAACGCTGCCAACGCCCTGGAAACCACGATCGACTACTCCCGCGTCACCAACACCCTCACCTACCGGGGCAACATCTTCAACACCTTCGAGAAGAACAAACACACCGGCTTTTTGAATCCCTGGTTTTACGATGACCAGGGCTGGTGGGCCTTAGCCTGGATCAAAGCCTATGATCTGACCCACAATCCCCGCTATCTGGAGATGGCAAAAAGTATCTTTGAGGATATGAAGCAGGGGTGGGATAGTGTTTGTCAGGGGGGCCTGTGGTGGAAAAAGAACCGGACTTACAAAAACGCCATCACCAACGAACTATTTCTGGCGGTGGCGGTGCGGCTGCACCTGCGGACACCCGACGATCGGGAATACCTGGACTGGGCCTTAAAGACCTGGGCCTGGTTTCAGCACAGCGGCATGATTAACGGCAACAGTCTGGTGAATGATGGCCTCACCGATGATTGTCGCAACAATGGCCAGACAACCTGGACCTACAATCAGGGTGTTATTCTGGGAGCTTTGGTGGATCTGTATCGCGCCACCAAGGATCCAACGCTGCTGGCTCAGGCAGAGGCGATCGCCGATGCCGCAATTCAGGCATTGGCTCCGAATGGCATCTTGCAAGAACCCTGTGAACCCGATTGCGGTAACGACGGTCCTCAATTCAAAGGAATTTTTATCCGGAACCTGGCCTATTTGTATGAAGCCAGCCCCAAACCTGCCTATCGTAACTTTGTGATTCAGAATGCCGAGGCCATCTGGCAAAATCGGAATGAAGCCGATCAGTTTGGTTTGAGTTGGGCGAAAGCCGTAGACAAAGCCGATGCCTCTCGCCAGAGTGCAGCGATGGATGCCCTCAATGCAGCAATTGCGGTGGATCTGAATGCACCCCCGACACCCCCGATCGGAGAATTGCCTTCAAATTACCAAAACAGATAA
- a CDS encoding twin-arginine translocase TatA/TatE family subunit: MFGLGWPEVVIIIIAAVIIFGPKKIPELGNALGKTLRGFKEELQNPESDQEKSDQEED; encoded by the coding sequence ATGTTTGGTTTAGGTTGGCCCGAAGTCGTGATTATTATCATCGCTGCGGTGATTATTTTTGGACCGAAAAAGATCCCCGAGCTGGGTAATGCCCTGGGTAAAACCCTACGGGGTTTCAAGGAAGAACTGCAAAACCCAGAATCCGATCAGGAGAAATCTGACCAAGAAGAGGATTAG
- the glmU gene encoding bifunctional UDP-N-acetylglucosamine diphosphorylase/glucosamine-1-phosphate N-acetyltransferase GlmU, with protein sequence MVAAVILAAGKGTRMKSDLPKVLHNLGGRSLVERVISSLSEIQVDRQLVIIGYQGQLVQQTLQTLPQIEFVEQQEQLGTGHAVQQVLPHLQGYPGDVLVLNGDVPLLRPQTLKLLIDTHRQHQNAATILTAQLANPKGYGRVFCDGQNILKQIVEDRDCTPAQRQNHRVNAGIYCFRWADLAEALPRLRADNDQQEYYLTDVVSDMGQVMAVDVDDYQEILGINDRKQLASAYSILQTRIKDRWMAAGVTLIDPDSVTIDDTVQLHPDVVIEPQTHLRGQTVIGAGSRIGPGSLIENSQIGERVTVLFSVVSDSQVAADSRIGPYAHLRGHSSIGAACRIGNFVELKNATLGDRTNAAHLSYLGDATLGNQVNIGAGTITANYDGVRKHHTTIGDRSKTGSNSVLVAPLTIGEDVTVAAGSTITKDVPSDALVIARTRQIVKQGWRPKA encoded by the coding sequence ATGGTAGCGGCGGTAATACTGGCGGCTGGCAAAGGAACAAGAATGAAATCTGACCTGCCCAAGGTACTTCACAACCTGGGGGGACGATCGCTGGTCGAACGGGTGATTAGCAGCCTGTCAGAAATTCAGGTGGATCGGCAACTGGTGATTATTGGATATCAGGGGCAACTGGTCCAGCAAACCTTACAGACTTTGCCCCAGATCGAGTTTGTCGAACAGCAGGAACAGCTAGGAACGGGCCATGCCGTGCAACAAGTCCTGCCCCATTTACAGGGATATCCAGGAGATGTGCTGGTGCTGAATGGGGATGTGCCCCTGCTGCGCCCCCAGACCCTAAAGCTTCTGATTGACACTCACCGACAACACCAGAATGCCGCCACCATCCTCACCGCCCAACTGGCCAATCCTAAAGGCTATGGTCGGGTGTTCTGTGATGGTCAAAATATTCTCAAGCAAATTGTGGAGGACCGGGACTGTACCCCGGCCCAGCGCCAGAATCACCGGGTTAATGCGGGCATCTACTGTTTCCGCTGGGCTGATCTGGCAGAAGCATTGCCCAGGCTCCGGGCCGATAATGACCAGCAGGAATATTACCTGACCGATGTGGTCAGTGATATGGGTCAGGTGATGGCCGTGGATGTGGACGATTATCAGGAAATCCTGGGGATCAACGATCGCAAGCAACTGGCCAGCGCCTACAGCATCCTGCAAACTCGGATTAAGGATCGCTGGATGGCTGCCGGGGTCACCCTGATCGACCCAGATAGCGTCACCATTGATGACACCGTGCAGTTACATCCCGATGTGGTGATTGAACCCCAAACCCACCTGCGAGGCCAGACCGTGATTGGAGCAGGTTCCCGGATTGGTCCCGGTAGTCTGATTGAAAACAGCCAGATTGGGGAGCGGGTGACGGTGCTCTTCTCGGTGGTCAGCGACAGCCAGGTGGCCGCAGATAGCCGGATTGGTCCCTATGCCCATCTGCGCGGCCACTCTAGCATCGGGGCGGCCTGCCGCATCGGCAATTTCGTCGAGTTAAAAAATGCCACCCTGGGCGATCGCACCAATGCGGCCCATCTCTCCTATCTGGGGGATGCCACCCTGGGGAATCAGGTCAATATTGGAGCGGGTACCATTACGGCCAACTATGATGGGGTGAGAAAACACCACACCACGATCGGCGATCGCAGCAAAACCGGGTCTAACAGTGTCCTAGTCGCTCCCCTGACGATCGGGGAAGATGTGACAGTTGCCGCTGGGTCCACCATCACCAAGGATGTGCCCTCGGATGCCCTGGTGATTGCCCGCACCCGTCAGATTGTCAAACAGGGGTGGCGGCCAAAAGCATGA